The following proteins come from a genomic window of Alnus glutinosa chromosome 10, dhAlnGlut1.1, whole genome shotgun sequence:
- the LOC133880264 gene encoding putative disease resistance RPP13-like protein 1, whose amino-acid sequence MAELLLGSVLQVLVEKLLSPELLNFARRYEGLGKKLGRWRQTLSRIQALLDDAEEKQHTNRAVKRWLDDLRDLAYDVEDILDEFDTEALLCKLRGENQGSTSKVRNLIPACCAGLTPHALKINIGLESKITDITDRFNDLVMQETDLRLKETAVGKSHRKTGTVLEPTSLMTEPHIYGRDEDKEVVLELLLSEKCRDAQLSVIPIRGMGGIGKTTLAKFVFHDKKVQSFFDLKAWACVSEDFDAIRVTKTILASVTSENCGDNDLNLLQVKLNEKLKGKKFLIVLDDLWNENYDSWTILRAPFLEGAPGSAIVITTRNEGVSSTTRSLQEYHLKVLSTEASLSVFAQHALGASNFSAHPNLKDIGEKIVEKCRGLPLAAKTLGGLLRTKLDRYEWEGVLKSKIWDIPKERSGIVPALMLSYHHLPSQLKRCFAYCSILLKDYEFKERQLVLLWVAEGLIQPQGDHTQMEDLGNICFRMEDRIEGINKREFPIKVRHLSYLGDRYDGPKKFEVFSKLKCLRTFMPLMLPNRGSCYLTHDVSLKLLSKLPCLRVLSLSGYCIVELPDSIGDLKHLRYLDLSYTRIRCLPESTTTLCNLQTLILKSCSYLEELPSNLGNLVNLRHLNILNADKLERMPPQIGKLTSLQTLSNLIVGKGNCFPLKELGSLLHLQGTLIISRLENAIEPRDARDAKLIEKPNLTALCLERSFNVEDSQDRKSELDVLNMLHPNKSLKELTIRRYGGTEFPTWLKGYSFPHMVLLRIENCRQCTSLPPAGQLPSLKCLFIKGMASVKNVGDEFYGGSCSQPFEFLETLYFEDMKEWESWSPNGEFPQLRELSIRNCPKLSGNFPNYLPSLQNVVIERCEQLVVSISSFPELCKLEFENSKGVVRKSKVDFTALNSNSLARISNFACPREGFMNVKELSIENCEELTPLWTNDAGLLKPLPCPSHITVWECQKLVSLVAEEVNEQPQQGMSSTRNDMKFLPKALMYNNTCLHRIDIFKCDSLTHIATGQLPPTLKVLYIDSCNNMRILLDENDTNSCSCSTSLLEFLSINHCPSLKSITSSGELPATLEKLCIWDCGMLESVAKSFHQNSSLEIIYTLHCENLKSLPDEGLLPCNLRVLEICNCEKMGALPNCIHSITSLRELKIEKCPGVESFPGEGFPTNLTSLEIRDCDITEALLEWGLQKLTSLQHLQFGGGCPNLVSFPEMALSTSLTSLHISNLPNLKHLSSKGFRCLSSLKTLRIGWCEKLMTFPDDGLPPSLLDLRIVCCEMFTSFPKDGLPPLLQQLRIANCYRLTEHCKKDQGREWSKIAHIPFVEIDGRFIYDPELEEPNQPMDQDHLEDLIFR is encoded by the exons ATGGCAGAGCTCTTACTTGGTTCCGTCCTCCAAGTGCTGGTCGAGAAATTGCTGTCTCCGGAGTTGCTGAACTTTGCACGTCGATACGAGGGACTTGGAAAAAAGCTGGGCAGGTGGAGGCAAACGTTGTCAAGAATTCAGGCACTGCTTGATGATGCGGAGGAGAAGCAACATACTAACAGGGCGGTGAAGCGTTGGCTAGATGATCTCAGAGACTTGGCTTACGATGTAGAAGACATACTTGATGAGTTCGACACAGAAGCTTTGctatgcaaattaaggggaGAAAACCAGGGCAGCACAAGTAAGGTACGGAACCTCATCCCTGCTTGTTGCGCTGGTTTGACTCCACATGCTCTTAAGATCAACATTGGGCTGGAGTCAAAGATCACAGACATTACTGATCGATTCAACGATCTCGTGATGCAAGAAACTGATTTGAGATTGAAAGAAACTGCTGTTGGGAAGTCACATAGGAAAACAGGGACAGTGCTAGAGCCAACTTCTCTAATGACTGAACCTCATATTTATGGCAGGGATGAAGATAAAGAGGTTGTACTTGAATTGTTGCTGAGTGAAAAATGTAGGGATGCCCAACTCTCTGTAATTCCTATACGTGGTATGGGGGGTATAGGAAAGACAACTCTTGCTAAGTTTGTATTTCATGATAAAAAAGTGCAAAGCTTTTTTGATCTAAAAGCATGGGCATGTGTTTCTGAAGATTTCGATGCTATTAGAGTCACAAAAACAATTTTGGCGTCGGTCACCTCTGAAAATTGTGGTGACAATGATCTGAATTTGTTGCAAGTCAAACTAAACGAGAAACTGAAAGGGAAGAAATTTCTAATAGTTTTGGATGATCTTTGGAATGAGAACTATGATAGCTGGACTATCCTACGTGCTCCTTTCTTAGAAGGGGCTCCGGGAAGTGCGATTGTCATCACAACACGCAATGAGGGAGTTTCATCAACAACAAGATCCCTTCAAGAGTACCATTTGAAAGTGTTGTCAACTGAGGCATCTTTGTCTGTATTTGCCCAACATGCACTAGGGGCAAGCAACTTCAGTGCACATCCAAATCTTAAAGATATTGGTGAAAAAATCGTTGAAAAATGTAGAGGCTTGCCTTTGGCAGCAAAGACCCTCGGAGGCCTCTTGCGCACTAAGTTGGACCGTTACGAGTGGGAAGGTGTTTTAAAGAGCAAGATATGGGATATACCAAAGGAGAGGAGTGGAATTGTTCCAGCTCTTATGTTGAGCTACCACCATCTACCTTCGCAATTAAAGAGATGCTTTGCGTATTGTTCAATACTCCTCAAAGACTATGAATTTAAGGAGAGGCAGCTGGTTTTGTTATGGGTGGCAGAAGGTCTAATTCAGCCACAAGGAGATCATACACAAATGGAAGATTTGG GAAATATATGCTTCAGAATGGAGGATAGAATCGAGGGCATCAACAAAAGAGAATTTCCCATCAAAGTTCGGCATTTGTCTTATTTGGGTGATCGTTATGATGGCCCTAAAAAGTTCGAGGTTTTTTCCAAACTCAAATGTTTACGTACCTTCATGCCTCTTATGCTACCTAATAGGGGGTCGTGTTATTTGACTCATGATGTTTCTCTTAAATTGTTGTCGAAATTACCATGTTTAAGAGTGCTCTCTTTGAGTGGGTACTGCATAGTTGAGCTACCTGATTCAATTGGTGATTTGAAGCACCTACGGTATCTTGACCTCTCTTACACTCGAATTAGATGTTTGCCTGAATCAACAACTACTCTATGCAACTTACAAACATTGATATTAAAAAGTTGTTCTTATCTAGAGGAATTGCCTTCAAATTTGGGGAACCTGGTCAACTTGCGCCACCTCAACATTCTTAATGCAGATAAACTGGAAAGAATGCCTCCTCAAATAGGTAAATTAACTAGTCTGCAGACATTGTCTAATCTAATTGTGGGAAAAGGCAATTGCTTCCCGTTAAAAGAGTTAGGTTCTTTGTTGCATCTTCAAGGGACGCTCATCATCTCAAGATTGGAGAATGCTATTGAACCCAGGGATGCACGCGATGCAAAGTTAATTGAAAAGCCCAATCTTACCGCTTTGTGCCTGGAACGGAGTTTCAATGTGGAGGATTCACAAGATAGAAAAAGCGAATTAGATGTACTGAACATGCTACATCCAAACAAGTCTTTGAAAGAGCTCACTATCAGGCGCTATGGTGGTACTGAATTTCCAACTTGGTTAAAAGGTTATTCATTTCCTCATATGGTGCTCCTACGGATTGAAAACTGTAGACAGTGCACATCATTGCCACCAGCGGGCCAACTACCGTCACTTAAATGCCTTTTCATCAAAGGCATGGCTAGCGTAAAGAATGTTGGTGATGAGTTTTATGGGGGTAGTTGTTCACAACCTTTTGAATTCTTAGAAACTTTGTATTTTGAGGATATGAAAGAATGGGAGAGCTGGAGCCCTAATGGAGAATTTCCACAACTGCGTGAGCTTTCTATTAGAAATTGTCCCAAGCTGTCGGGCAATTTTCCAAACTACCTTCCCTCACTACAAAATGTTGTTATAGAAAGATGTGAGCAGTTGGTGGTTTCAATTTCAAGCTTTCCGGAGCTTTGCAAACTAGAATTTGAGAATTCCAAAGGGGTGGTGCGCAAAAGTAAGGTGGACTTCACCGCACTAAACTCTAACTCTCTTGCAAGAATTTCGAACTTTGCATGTCCAAGAGAAGGGTTTATGAATGTAAAAGAGCTAAGCATTGAAAATTGTGAGGAGCTAACGCCTTTATGGACAAATGATGCGGGATTACTAAAACCCCTGCCCTGTCCTAGTCATATAACGGTTTGGGAATGTCAAAAACTGGTTTCTTTGGTGGCAGAAGAAGTAAACGAGCAACCACAACAGGGTATGTCATCCACACGCAATGACATGAAATTTTTACCCAAGGCGTTGATGTACAACAACACGTGTCTTCATCGCATTGACATTTTTAAATGTGATTCGCTGACACACATTGCAACCGGCCAACTACCTCCAACTCTAAAAGTGCTTTATATAGATTCTTGCAATAATATGCGGATTTTGCTGGACGAGAATGATACCAACAGTTGCAGTTGCAGCACATCTCTTCTTGAGTTCTTGAGTATTAATCACTGTCCATCCCTCAAATCCATAACATCCAGCGGAGAATTACCTGCGACACTTGAAAAGCTCTGTATTTGGGATTGTGGAATGCTGGAGTCAGTGGCAAAAAGcttccatcagaattcttctctcgaAATAATTTATACTCTGCATTGTGAAAACCTTAAATCCTTACCGGACGAAGGATTGCTCCCATGCAACCTTAGAGTGCTGGAGATTTGCAATTGTGAGAAAATGGGGGCCCTACCCAACTGCATACACAGCATCACCTCTCTACGagaattgaagatagaaaaaTGTCCAGGTGTGGAATCCTTTCCGGGAGAGGGCTTTCCCACCAACTTAACATCACTTGAAATCAGAGATTGCGACATCACTGAGGCCTTGCTTGAGTGGGGGTTGCAAAAGCTTACCTCTCTTCAACATCTTCAATTTGGAGGTGGATGTCCGAATCTGGTGTCATTTCCAGAAATGGCGTTGTCTACCTCTCTAACCAGCCTCCACATCAGCAACTTGCCGAATTTGAAACACTTATCTTCCAAAGGCTTTCGATGCCTCTCATCTCTTAAAACACTACGAATTGGTTGGTGCGAAAAGTTGATGACCTTTCCAGATGATGGTCTGCCTCCCTCACTCTTGGATCTTCGCATCGTTTGCTGTGAAATGTTCACATCCTTTCCGAAGGATGGTCTGCCTCCCTTACTCCAGCAACTTCGTATTGCAAACTGTTATCGGCTGACAGAACATTGCAAGAAAGATCAAGGACGAGAGTGGTCCAAGATAGCCCACATCCCTTTCGTTGAAATTGATGGTAGGTTCATCTATGACCCAGAACTAGAAGAGCCGAATCAGCCCATGGATCAAGACCACCTAGAAGATTTGATTTTTCGATGA